The Glycine soja cultivar W05 chromosome 3, ASM419377v2, whole genome shotgun sequence genome window below encodes:
- the LOC114404974 gene encoding uncharacterized protein LOC114404974 — MEEGGPQRPKQMKDVVTSRWFILRALHEAGMISFDGHKGDSCLIHPGAMHDMETCPTVEELFQGMIDKGMFEVYATRRVVTTRISPQGFQPISVKKPAPFPYKSDKAVPWKYVSQRPDRRKEDSIIDDLSAAKVTNISGTSGVTRSGRIFATPKLLVRAKDPKGKAKVGMEESSKASPILDEEVPAGRLVKEEEDFSKRGISVEEATELKVIEQLNKTPPRISLLGLLMNSEPHRALLVKILNEAHVAQDISVEGFRGIINNITANNYLIFFDEEIPVEGQGHNKALHVSVKCLDHIVAKVLIDNDSSLNVMPKATLDKLPFNPSHLRSSSMVVRAFNGSLPDVRREIDLPIQIGPHVCQIIFQVMDINPALSCLLGRPWIHSVGVVPSMLHQKLKFVVEGQLIIVSGEEDILVSCPSSTPYVEATEESLEMAFQAFEVVTNAYVESPPVQPRSSDVALIVARVMLGHGYEPDMGLR; from the exons ATGGAGGAGGGTGGACCTCAGAGGCCGAAGCAAATGAAGGATGTGGTAACCTCTAGGTGGTTTATATTGAGGGCCCTGCACGAAGCGGGCATGATTTCCTTTGATGGGCATAAGGGAGATTCTTGTTTGATACACCCGGGGGcaatgcatgacatggaaacatgCCCGACGGTAGAGGAGTTGTTTCAAGGAATGATAGACAAGGGCATGTTTGAGGTTTATG cgacgaggcgggtcgttacaacaCGCATAAGCCCCCAAGGTTTCCAGCCTATCTCAGTTAAGAAGCCTGCTCCTTTTCCCTACAAGAGTGACAAGGCGGTCCCATGGAAGTACGTCTCTCAAAGGCCCGACCGAAGGAAGGAAGATTCCATCATAGATGATCTATCCGCCGCCAAGGTCACAAACATCTCCGGCACAAGCGGCGTAACTCGTAGCGGACGGATCTTTGCAACACCCAAGCTCCTGGTGCGAGCTAAAGACCCAAAGGGGAAGGCAAAGGTGGGCATGGAAGAGAGCAGTAAGGCGAGCCCGATTCTGGATGAGGAAGTCCCAGCCGGACGGTTGGTTAAGGAAGAAGAGGACTTCAGCAAAAGAGGAATATCTGTTGAAGAAGCGACTGAGTTAAAGGTAATTGAACAACTCAATAAAACCCCTCCTAGGATCTCCTTGTTAGGACTACTCATGAACTCGGAGCCTCATCGGGCACTTTTGGTTAAAATCTTGAATGAAGCCCACGTCGCCCAAGACATATCTGTGGAGGGCTTCAGGGGCATCATCAACAATATTACCGCCAACAATTACCTCATATTCTTCGATGAGGAGATACCCGTCGAGGGTCAGGGACATAATAAGGCCTTACATGTATCCGTCAAGTGTTTGGACCACATCGTGGCCAAGGTGCTTATTGACAATGACTCATCACTTAATGTCATGCCCAAGGCTACCTTGGACAAATTGCCTTTCAATCCGTCACACCTAAGGTCGAGCTCCATGGTCGTGCGGGCTTTTAACGGCAGTCTCCCGGATGTAAGGAGGGAGATTGATCTCCCAATTCAGATTGGACCCCATGTCTGCCAGATCAttttccaagtgatggatatcAACCCGGCCTTAAGCTGCCTATTGGGCCGACCTTGGATTCACTCAGTTGGGGTAGTCCCTTCAAtgctccaccaaaagttgaaatttgtGGTGGAAGGGCAATTGATCATAGTCTCAGGAGAAGAAGACATTCTTGTAAGTTGTCCTTCTTCTACGCCCTATGTAGAGGCCACGGAGGAGTCCTTGGAGATGGCCTTTCAAGCATTTGAAGTGGTGACCAATGCTTATGTCGAGTCTCCCCCGGTGCAACCACGCTCATCCGATGTCGCATTAATAGTGGCCCGTGTGATGTTGGGACATGGATATGAGCCCGACATGGGTTTGCGCTGA